The candidate division KSB1 bacterium genome includes the window TGCATAGCAGGGCTTAAATTGGTTTTATTGCTTTGCTTTCCAAGTGCTATCTAATTGAAAATTTGAGGTTATTTTTTGTTATGCTTTTGGTATAATAATTGCCAATTTTTAAAGATCGAAAATTCAAAATAGGACACTAAAATCTTCATCATTCAGAGACTTCCCAATAGCTGCTTCGACAACATGATTCAGTCAACAAAGCATTTTTCCTCGAGAGGGGGTGATACGAAATATTCATCTGGTTATGAATGCTATTAATGTTTAGCAAATCGAGGCCATTGTTATATGGGGTAAATAGCCTCGTTTCGGAGCGGCACATCGATGGTGATGAGCTACGGTTTTCTTTGGGATTATCTTGGAGGAAAGACGATCACTTATTCAAACCACGCGGCTCGGCTGAAAGCAAACGATTCGGATTCAGATTCTTCGAATTTAGCCTGGAAATCAATCCTTACATCTAATACCACAATTGTTTGTTCGAACATTCAATATCCCAAGATTGAAACCGGTTGATTTTTGAGCGATGAAGGCAGCTCTGGATCGAGATAATTTGTGCTGACTCCATGAACTTAATTCTTTTCAGCCATGCAATTTCAAGGAGGAAAAAATTATGATGAAAATTTGGTCTATTATTATTTTGCTCCTGCTCATTCCGATGATCGGAATTGCCGGAGTCACTGGCAAAATATCTGGCAAGGTAGTGGACAAGGAGACCGGCGATCCATTGCCTGGAGTCAATATCACTATTCAAGGGACGACCATGGGTGCAGCGACCAATTCGAACGGGGAATATTTCATCATCAACGTCCCAGTCGGCACTTATACGTTGGTCGCTTCGATGATCGGCTATAAGCGGGTGGAAAAAACCAATGTTCGGTCGGTCCAAGATCTAACCACCGTGGTCAATTTTCAACTGGAGAGCACAGTGATGGATTTGGGTGAAACTGTGACGATCACAGCCGAGCGCCCCATGGTCCGCACCGATGCGACCGCCTCGACGCGCGAAGTCGAAGGGGATCGGGTAATGCTTTTACCCAAAGTGGATACATTTGAAAAGGCCATCAGTTTGCAGGCTGGAGTGGTTGGTAGCAATGTCCGCGGCGGTCGTGACACAGAATTAACCTACATGGTCGATGGAATGACCGTGGAAGATCCGCTCCAAGGCCGTGTCGGGGCAACGATCAATCGAAACGCCGTCGCTGAAATTGTGCTCATGACTGGCGGTTTTAGCGCCGAGTACGGCCAGGCAATGTCAGGAGTCGTTAATCTGGTCACCAAAGAGGGCGGCAATAAATACAGTGGTCAACTCCGTTATACTACCGATGAGCCGTTCGATGAACGAACTTTCTCGGCGAACGATAATACATATGAATTGAGCTTCGGTGGACCAACCCCGTTCTTCCGTCCGTTGAAATTTTTCTTATCAAGCCGCGTTTTTACGACAGACTGCAAGGGCAGCAATGCCCAAGGGGATAATCCAGGCCCAGGGTATAAGGTATTGGATCCAGCGGGCAATAATCTGGGATGGTATCCGCATAACTCTGAACAGCAGTACAGCATGCAACTGAAGCTCACCTATAACTTCACGCCAGATATGAAACTGACCTTCGGCGGTTTCAAGTCTCGCGATCAATGGGATTTTTATGACTGGGGTTGGCGCTACACTACTGATTCGACCGGTTATGATGCGTTTGGCTGGTCGCTTACACCCAGCACGAGCATGTTAGATCATTATCATTCGCGAATGTTGGAAAGCTCCCAATACAAACTCACCTGGACCCATACATTAAGCAGCAAGACGTTTTACACGGCGAATATCACCTATTTTAACAATTACGATAATACCGCCAAACGCGAGCTGCGCGAGCAAAAAGATCGGTTCTTGTCGCTCTTCGAAAACTGGTGGGAAGATTTTCGGTTCATCCCGATTGAGAACCGGGATAGCGATGGAGATGGCGTGTGGGATCAATTCTCCTATCGTCAAAACGGCGCATCCAATACGCCGCGATTCCCCTGGGGCAATCCTTATGGGATCTCCAACGTTTTTGTTGGCGGCGGCGATACGCGGCTGGGAGCTCGACTCTATAAGAGCCAATATTTGGCGACCAAATGGGATTTTGTCAGCCAGGTGACGGTGAACCATCAGATCAAATTCGGATTTGAATATTTCACGCACACGATGGAGAAAAATTATAACTCGCTACCCTGGGATCCAGTGCCATTTCAGGACATCTATAAATACGAGCCAAAGACCGGAGCAGTTTACTTGTTGGACAAAATGGAATGGCGCGGACTGGTGGTGAATGCTGGACTTAGACTGGACTATATTGATCCCCAGGCGCGAGTTCGGGTTGACGTACTAAATACCAGCCCGGATGCCCCATGGACTGATGCCAAGGTGAAATGGCAGTTGAGCCCTCGATTGGGAATCTCCCATCCAATTTCTGAGAAAACTGTGATGCACTTCAATTATGGGTGGTTCTTCGAAGAGCCGCGCTTCAACAGTTTGTACGACTTTGTGGTGATGCCGCCTCAATTGCTCCGACGAGGCAATCAATACCTGGGCAATCCCAATCTGGAAGCACAGAAAACCAAAGCTTGGGAGTTTGGCGCTGCGCATCAAATCACCAATAATCTTAGCTTGGACATTACTGGATATTACAAAGACATGTACGACGTGGAAGGCATTCGCTTCGTGCCAGCCATCCCCAATACCTATTCGGTGTTCACCAATTCCGAGTACGGCAAAGCTTATGGGATCGAGTTCACGTTGAAAAAGCGATATAGCGACAATTTCAGCTTTGATTTGAACTACACCCTGGCTTGGGCGCGAGGCACCAGCTCCAACCAGTTGCAACATTATCAATTAGTGACCAACGGCCCACCTGATCCTTACACGGGTCAAATGAAGGTCTATCCGCAACTGGATTATTGGTTGGATTTCGACCAGCGGCACACTGCGAACTTTGTGTTCGATTATCGCTTGCCAGAAAATGCTGGGCCGACGCTGTTCGGCTATCATGTCTTGGAAAATTTTGGTTTGAATCTAATCTGGCGTTATCATAGTGGTCGTCCCTATACGCGAGAAGACAGCCGCGGTAATCAATTGGGTGATTTTAATGGCGCTCGGCAGCCGTGGTACATGCGAACCGATGCCCGGATCAATCGAGATTTTACGATCCTGGGGGTGAACACCTCGCTATTTGCTGAGATCGAAAATCTATTCAATGAGCGGCGAGCAACAGCAGTTTATGCACGCACTGGCAGCGCTTATTGGAACGGAATCGTTTATCCCAAAGGCTCTAGCACTTTCTACGAAGGGACTCCTCAATATGACGTCAATGCAGATGTGGGCATCAAAGAATGGGATCCCCAGCCGTTCAATGAAAAAGGCTTACGGCAACAGCTCGATCCAGTGGATTTGAATGGCGACGGCGACTTCGATGATATCATTGGTGCCAATGATGGCAAGGTTACTCCAGAGGAATATTACAACGCTTATTTGCGATACATCAATGATTCGTATCGTCGTAAGACCAATTTCATGCGCGGACGCCGGATCTGGATCGGTTTCCAGCTCTATTTCTAACGGACTGCTCACGGGAGGTTTTCTCTTCCGTAATTAATAAATCATAAATTACTTTATGGAGGTGAGAGGATGAAGCAAAACTCTCGATTATGGTCAATCCTAATCATTCTTATAATGACCGGAGCCGTTATGGGTGCTTCCACGGCAGCGGCAGCAACCAAGACCGGCACGGCGAAAAATTCATTATGGAAAGCAACCTATCCAGATAACATGTTTGATTTGCGCTACCACGATGTCGGCCAGCTCTACCTTCCCATTACAAATTTCGGCATTCATGGTCATGAGGTGAGCACTGGTAGCGCTGGCGGTATTTGGCCGAAGGGTTCTGGGCAGGCGTATATTTTCGGTGCTGGCATCTGGATCGGCGCAATTAAAAATGGCAAAAAACTGGTATCGGTCGGATATAACCCCAACAGTGGTCAGAGCGAACTGGTCCCTGGCTTTGAGCTTGATCCGACCCATAATTATAACTTCAACAATACTGGCGTTCGGGTATTGCTGAGCACCGACTATCCCGATCGGTTTCTGGCGGAAGGAATGCCCGAATGGCCCTTTGGTTACTATAATCCTGATCCAGATGGCAATCCTGAAACCAATGATGCCGATACCGTGAAAACCTGGGCCGAGGCTGGCGAGGGTTATAAGCCGGTTACCGTCTCGGTTCAGGACAGTTATGCCTGGTTTAGTGATGTCGATCAAACATATAAATTCGATGCCAGCGCGGACATTTTAGGAGTTCACGTGATCCAAACTGGGTATGCCTGGAATTACTTTTTCAACCAGGATTTTGTATTTTTATCATACGATATCATCAATGCATCCAATGACGAGCTGAAGAATATGTATTTGGCGGTGACCTGTGACCCCGATATTGGCGATGCAGGGGATGATATGGTTGGCTTTGATGAATCGCGTAATATGGCCTATGTTTATGACAATGATGGCAAGGAATCGGGGTGGTCAACCCCGCCCGGCTATCTGGGTTATGTTTTCTTGGAGAGCCCGATTGATCCGAATACGGGACAGCAATTGGGCTTAACCGCGTTCCGCATCTTCACCATTGATGTCGACCCGGGGACTGACGTGGAACGCTATGACGTAATCAGCGCCAATGGGACGTTTGATGTGGATACCAGCCCAGCCGACAAGCGGTTCAGCATGCCCACTGGGCCATTTACTTTGAAGCCTGGGGAATCCGCTCGCGTTGTAGTGGGAATCATTTGCGCCAAGGATAAACGATCGTTAGAGATCGCCTGCGATCTTGCTCAGCAGATGTACGATTTGGGGTGGGTGAGCCCAGCACCTCCAGCAGAACCAAAACTGACGCTGATCCCTGGACCTGGGAAAGTCACCATTCGATGGGATAATAAAGCTGAAAATTCGATCGACCCGGTCTCTGGTGAGCGCGACTTCGAAGGTTATCGCCTTTACAAGAGCCGAACTGGGATCGGCCCGTTGGGCAATTGGAAGGTCGCAGATCCGACCACCGAATGGCAGTTGATCGGCCAGTGGGACTTGGCCGATGGCATCACCAAAAATCAGCCAATTAACCCGCTGGATCTATATGATGATGCTCATCCGAATGACAAATATTTGGGCGACGATACCGGTCTGGTGCATGAATATGTGGACGAGGATGTGATCGATGGTGTCGAATACCACTATGCCATCACTTCGTACGATCGGGGTAATGAAGCGATCCGTAGCATCGAGTGCGGACTCATTCTGGGGCAAAATCGAGCCTCGATCCGACCAGGATTTTTCACCATGGGCTATGAGAAGGCAAAAGTATTGAACGTCACCCACGCTGTGAGCAGCGGCACAACTGCTGCGCCACCGAAAGTCGCCATCGTTCCCACTCTGATGGACCAAGTCATCGATGCACGCTATGAGATCAGCTTCAGCTATGTGGGAACCACCAAAACCTTCACGGTCACAAATCTGAACGATAACTCGATTGTTGTTGATAAATCGACTCAGCTCACCGGTGATACCTACTTTAACGGTGTTGTCCTCACGCTCAATGACGTCCCTGCTGGGAATTTTGTCTCTGGCGGATGGGTTGGTACACCGAATACGAATTGGGAAATCGTTAATATTAAACCGATCGTGAAAGTGCCCCATGATTATGAAATCCGCTTCACCCAGGAAGGCACAGCATCGTTGCCAGCGCAACTTGTTCTGCCCTTTGAGGTCTGGCGAATTGATCTGGATGGCGCATATAGAGCAAAGAGCCTGTTCTTCCAGGATAATCCCAGCGATCCAGCCGATAAAAAAGGCAAGCTCAGCAATGGCGATATCATTAAAGTGATGGAGGATTATGTGGATTACATCACTGGGGCTAAAAAAACGGGTTTTACGTTCCAGTTTGAAGTCCGTATTCCCGAAGCGGCAGTCGACCCCGTTCCTGGCACTGTGTTTAAATTTATGCTATCCAAACCGTACAGTCCCAAAGATAAATATCAATTCGAGACCGTAGCCGAAAAGATCAATCCCAAGAAGGAACAGTTGAAAAATATTAAGGTCGTGCCTAACCCCTATATCGTGCGCAACACTTGGGAGCGCAGCGGCGATTATGCTCGTTTGATGTTCATCAATCTTCCCGAGGAATACGTAATTCGAATTTACACCCTCTCGGGAGACCATGTGCGCACCATCGATTCGAAGACCGCTGCAGCGGATAATCTGGAGACTGGCCCAGGGTGGGTCTTTTGGAATCTTTTGACCCATAACGACCAAAAGGTTGTCCCCGGTGTTTACCTATTCCATATTGAAGCTCCTGGAATTGGGGATCACATTGGGAAGTTTGCGATTGTCAGGTAACCCTGGCGTGACGCCATGATTGGATGAATAGCTCGATTATCGAGGAGGATACAAAAATATGAGAAAAATAATCGTGATGATATTGGCCATCAGCCTGATAGGTTCTGGACTGTTGCAGGCGCAATTTTCAAAGCGAGGCACTTCCGGAGCTCAGTTTTTAAAGCTGGGCGTTGGTGCCAGGGCTCAAGCAATGGGTGGCGCCTTCACCGCGTTAGCCAACGACGCGTCGGCGCTGTATTGGAATCCAGCGGGCATCGCTCGAATCCCAAACAATGAATTGATCTTCGCCTATACCGATTGGATTGCAGATATCAATCATGCCTATTTTGGCTTCGTTTATAACGCAGGCCAAATTGGCAGTTTTGGGGTGAGCTTGACCTCCGTCTCCATGGGACAAATGGAAATCACCACGCCAGAAGAACCTCAAGGAACAGGCAATTTTTTCAATGCCTCTGACCTCGCTTTCGGAATAACCTATGCTCGGAACATGACCGATCGGTTCTCTTTCGGAATTCAACTGAAATTGATCTCTGAGTCGATCTGGGATATGAACGCCTTCGGTTGGGCCTTCGATATCGGGACAATGTACGACGTAGGTTTGGGAGGCTTGAAATTGGCGATGAACATGGCCAACTTCGGGCCAGAGCTGCATTTCACCGGTGCTGGGCTGCTCACCCAGTTCAATAAGTTCCCAGAAGCCGGGAATGTCGCCCCAGTGAACGTCTATTATGACACCGATCAATATCCACTGCCGATGACATTTCGGCTGGCCCTCGGCTATGCTTGGGATCCTTTCGGAGATCAGGTGAATGTGACCGAATGCGTCGAGTTCGTCAAAACCAATGACCGCGCCGAAGCTTTGATCGTCGGAGCCGAAACTTCATTGATGGACCTGTTCTTCGTCCGTCTCGGGCTAAATGCAACACCTGATGACGAAAGCGAAGAAGGGCTATCGGCAGGAGCTGGCCTTCGATTGAATCTTGGCTCTTATAAAGGCACATTTGATTATGCATTCACCGATTTCGGCCGGCTACAAGGCATCCATCGTTTCTCGATCGGACTTTCGTTCTGATCAAAATTCCAGAAGGGTTACCAAATTTTTTACATTTGGTAACCCTTCTCTCTCAATTCCTGCCATTTTCGAAATATGTTGCTCTTGCTAAACCCAGCCAAGAATCGTTCGATTAAAACTTGATTCACTTCATAGTTCAACCACTCGTATTCATATCGCCTTCCCATTCCTTTACGCAGCACCAGACCCCTCAATCGAAACCGCGAGAGCAACTCATCGAGCAACAACCGACCGATCTCATCGGGCTTGAGCTTTCGCTCAGCTATCAGCAGACCACCCGCATAGCGGAATCCATGGGCAGCTAAATCAGCATGATCGATCGAGCCACCAGAACCGAGCCAATGCTTGAGGAAATTGACCGCTCGGATCAATCGAAATAGCGTGACCAAATCGGTTCGAGAAAAATGTTCAGTTTCAACCGGGAGCGCGGTCGAGCGATATAGCAGCAAATCAACTCCAGAAATATAGCCTTTCCTCACGCAGTTCTCAAATGTCAGAGCCCCAGGTGGC containing:
- a CDS encoding TonB-dependent receptor, with protein sequence MMKIWSIIILLLLIPMIGIAGVTGKISGKVVDKETGDPLPGVNITIQGTTMGAATNSNGEYFIINVPVGTYTLVASMIGYKRVEKTNVRSVQDLTTVVNFQLESTVMDLGETVTITAERPMVRTDATASTREVEGDRVMLLPKVDTFEKAISLQAGVVGSNVRGGRDTELTYMVDGMTVEDPLQGRVGATINRNAVAEIVLMTGGFSAEYGQAMSGVVNLVTKEGGNKYSGQLRYTTDEPFDERTFSANDNTYELSFGGPTPFFRPLKFFLSSRVFTTDCKGSNAQGDNPGPGYKVLDPAGNNLGWYPHNSEQQYSMQLKLTYNFTPDMKLTFGGFKSRDQWDFYDWGWRYTTDSTGYDAFGWSLTPSTSMLDHYHSRMLESSQYKLTWTHTLSSKTFYTANITYFNNYDNTAKRELREQKDRFLSLFENWWEDFRFIPIENRDSDGDGVWDQFSYRQNGASNTPRFPWGNPYGISNVFVGGGDTRLGARLYKSQYLATKWDFVSQVTVNHQIKFGFEYFTHTMEKNYNSLPWDPVPFQDIYKYEPKTGAVYLLDKMEWRGLVVNAGLRLDYIDPQARVRVDVLNTSPDAPWTDAKVKWQLSPRLGISHPISEKTVMHFNYGWFFEEPRFNSLYDFVVMPPQLLRRGNQYLGNPNLEAQKTKAWEFGAAHQITNNLSLDITGYYKDMYDVEGIRFVPAIPNTYSVFTNSEYGKAYGIEFTLKKRYSDNFSFDLNYTLAWARGTSSNQLQHYQLVTNGPPDPYTGQMKVYPQLDYWLDFDQRHTANFVFDYRLPENAGPTLFGYHVLENFGLNLIWRYHSGRPYTREDSRGNQLGDFNGARQPWYMRTDARINRDFTILGVNTSLFAEIENLFNERRATAVYARTGSAYWNGIVYPKGSSTFYEGTPQYDVNADVGIKEWDPQPFNEKGLRQQLDPVDLNGDGDFDDIIGANDGKVTPEEYYNAYLRYINDSYRRKTNFMRGRRIWIGFQLYF
- a CDS encoding PorV/PorQ family protein, producing the protein MRKIIVMILAISLIGSGLLQAQFSKRGTSGAQFLKLGVGARAQAMGGAFTALANDASALYWNPAGIARIPNNELIFAYTDWIADINHAYFGFVYNAGQIGSFGVSLTSVSMGQMEITTPEEPQGTGNFFNASDLAFGITYARNMTDRFSFGIQLKLISESIWDMNAFGWAFDIGTMYDVGLGGLKLAMNMANFGPELHFTGAGLLTQFNKFPEAGNVAPVNVYYDTDQYPLPMTFRLALGYAWDPFGDQVNVTECVEFVKTNDRAEALIVGAETSLMDLFFVRLGLNATPDDESEEGLSAGAGLRLNLGSYKGTFDYAFTDFGRLQGIHRFSIGLSF